A window of Shewanella mesophila contains these coding sequences:
- a CDS encoding BREX protein BrxB domain-containing protein, protein MSDRLSKLLNSYESHISLPWPSTVSADERTIFLVYHKEDELKLRARIGEFEQATTQYNHPWTLLDLTNSFETWMADQDYKETYFEDPEYLTGLYGDFADELVESLKKQFVDDQDENDVIAMLGCGTLFGFASVSGLVEAVAEHVKGRLVIFFPGEVHNNNFQLLDAKDGWGYHATAISANS, encoded by the coding sequence ATGTCAGATAGATTATCAAAACTGTTAAACAGCTATGAAAGTCATATTAGCCTTCCATGGCCATCAACTGTGTCAGCGGATGAACGAACCATTTTTTTGGTTTATCACAAAGAAGATGAGCTAAAACTAAGAGCCCGAATAGGCGAGTTTGAACAGGCCACTACGCAGTATAACCACCCGTGGACGCTATTGGACTTAACCAACAGCTTTGAAACATGGATGGCTGACCAAGATTACAAAGAAACCTATTTTGAAGACCCTGAGTACCTTACTGGGCTTTATGGTGACTTTGCTGATGAACTTGTTGAGAGTCTTAAAAAACAGTTTGTCGATGACCAAGATGAAAATGATGTCATCGCAATGTTAGGCTGCGGTACATTATTTGGTTTTGCTTCAGTATCAGGGCTTGTTGAAGCCGTGGCTGAACATGTAAAGGGACGCTTGGTGATATTTTTTCCGGGCGAAGTACATAACAATAATTTTCAATTACTAGATGCAAAGGACGGTTGGGGATATCACGCCACCGCAATTTCAGCTAATTCATAG
- a CDS encoding dynamin family protein → MNESAIASSSPSDSNSQQQLIQLLKRLQISQQELQLSTPLAENLHFLENRITKFKVTVPLIGKFSSGKSSLLNAYLGKDYLRYDITPETAFATELTYAEQEQAIIYRTDGSEQILTLEAFKQLDDPDTVLYSQLKINNQTLKQHTNLVLVDMPGFDAQNQAHQNAIIRYLEKGDLFINLLPSNVPFDGSIMQQLAEIHYGYDKPITCLISKAGRCTQCELTAKREEVSQLLALHLEQDSEIGFVESMGPEQDLQSFCEALELAERSFDSLLLQRYSNSINDTILQTSTEISALLNFAATDYAELEQKIHRTSLEFEQAQESLDKHLNHLQHNLLGNGITQLRQQCHSALSRGSEQLILAAKSNSLSQAINSILRPTVQNGLQQLVQQEMSRLQTNLGALSSGEYAELDISLQLPEAQKEGLLSGLVDITITLSTLLLKGKLFFLAPIVSIIAKALGSEMQEQEREQQIRDQINSQVIPQAVASVEIQVCGQLKQIVTELSDACQLSFADKKTDFETCISQMKQELAESQDQHQQLTDKYKAHYRQVEQEIKLCELLSMIQATNEQPEAVL, encoded by the coding sequence ATGAATGAAAGTGCAATTGCCTCATCGAGTCCCTCCGATTCGAACTCCCAGCAGCAACTGATCCAACTCCTTAAACGCTTGCAAATCTCACAGCAGGAACTGCAACTGAGCACGCCGCTGGCAGAAAATCTTCATTTTCTTGAAAACAGAATTACGAAATTTAAAGTAACGGTACCTTTGATTGGTAAGTTTTCCTCTGGCAAGAGCTCACTCCTCAACGCATACCTAGGTAAGGATTATTTAAGATATGACATTACGCCAGAAACCGCATTTGCAACGGAGTTAACCTATGCGGAACAGGAACAAGCCATAATTTATCGAACTGATGGCTCAGAACAAATACTAACGCTGGAAGCATTCAAACAGTTAGACGATCCAGATACAGTGCTATATAGCCAACTTAAGATAAATAATCAGACCCTAAAACAACATACCAATCTAGTTCTAGTCGACATGCCAGGATTCGATGCTCAGAACCAAGCCCATCAGAACGCCATTATTCGCTATCTAGAAAAAGGTGACCTCTTTATTAATCTGCTGCCATCTAATGTGCCCTTCGATGGATCTATCATGCAGCAATTAGCTGAAATTCATTATGGTTATGACAAACCTATTACTTGTCTAATCTCCAAAGCGGGAAGATGCACTCAATGTGAATTAACCGCTAAAAGAGAAGAAGTTAGCCAGTTACTAGCGTTACACCTGGAGCAAGACTCTGAAATAGGTTTCGTTGAGAGCATGGGCCCAGAGCAAGACTTGCAAAGCTTCTGCGAAGCACTTGAATTAGCAGAGCGTAGTTTTGACAGTCTACTGTTGCAGCGTTATTCCAACTCAATAAATGATACTATCCTACAAACCAGTACAGAGATTTCAGCCTTACTCAATTTTGCGGCTACCGACTATGCTGAGTTAGAACAAAAAATTCACCGCACATCTCTTGAGTTCGAACAAGCCCAAGAGTCCCTAGATAAACACCTCAACCACCTTCAGCATAACCTACTTGGTAATGGAATAACCCAGTTACGCCAACAGTGCCACAGCGCCCTCTCCAGAGGAAGCGAACAACTAATTCTGGCAGCAAAAAGCAACTCTCTCTCGCAGGCAATAAACAGTATTCTTAGGCCTACCGTTCAAAATGGACTGCAGCAGCTTGTACAGCAGGAAATGAGCCGCCTCCAAACCAATCTGGGGGCTCTCAGCTCAGGAGAATATGCTGAGCTAGATATCTCCCTACAGCTGCCAGAGGCACAAAAGGAGGGGCTACTGAGTGGGCTAGTTGATATCACTATCACACTGAGTACCTTACTGCTTAAAGGGAAATTGTTCTTTCTTGCCCCGATTGTTAGCATAATCGCCAAGGCTCTGGGCAGCGAAATGCAGGAACAAGAACGAGAACAACAGATCCGCGATCAAATTAACAGTCAGGTGATCCCTCAAGCTGTAGCAAGTGTTGAGATACAGGTCTGCGGCCAACTTAAACAGATTGTCACAGAGCTCAGCGACGCTTGCCAACTCTCCTTTGCAGATAAAAAAACTGATTTTGAAACCTGTATATCCCAAATGAAACAAGAATTGGCAGAGTCACAAGATCAACATCAGCAATTAACAGATAAGTACAAAGCCCACTATCGACAGGTTGAACAAGAAATAAAGTTATGCGAGTTGTTATCAATGATACAAGCCACCAACGAGCAACCTGAGGCCGTACTATGA
- a CDS encoding dynamin family protein, which translates to MSDTDLDFDTLMNGHQQTKSTVPQKYAPVSQGQNPYLHNPQQGLELVSQLVADGNKQASYHQLLQSFDALIEQEFSTHSEHDNNSAATQTYRQLRQLKSRLDEVVAFPGIERGYTVAVGGAFSAGKSRFLNSLLGYHSLLPTDTTPTTSIPTYISQGSEDRIDALNVYGGKTQIDEDALKAICHAFHQRFNVSFGHFLQLISVERSNFHYENINFLDTPGYSKADTLSQQRTNSDETIARQQLSNVDYLIWLVDQQNGTVPQPDIEFIQSLNLEQPILFVITKADHKPAAQIQQIIDTARNDLLAAEIPIYDVIGYSSQTGTELSNSGNVLTDMLESINQGMQASTLLWQNREIFRHYQRHYETNKETLKLSLKTLNELQFDESISSDNRKHLSDMHTKTRTQLKMLSHQQASAETMLQRADELIEVLCEQLQLPLCSQPNRIQLKAMSKQQAHKQTKNYHFEALLKGSLNHLSHSGELTSLPGSVIKVTSNGISIDIKQPLEIFVPRYELEKQLNTEEWHRLFYAGCLVEVQIISDKLALISPHQVAN; encoded by the coding sequence ATGAGTGATACAGATTTAGATTTTGATACTTTAATGAACGGCCACCAGCAAACTAAATCGACGGTTCCACAAAAATATGCTCCGGTATCCCAAGGGCAAAATCCCTATCTACATAATCCGCAACAGGGTTTGGAGTTGGTGTCTCAGCTCGTTGCAGATGGCAATAAGCAGGCTTCTTATCATCAGCTTTTACAATCCTTCGACGCATTGATAGAACAGGAGTTTTCAACGCACTCTGAACATGACAACAACAGTGCAGCCACGCAAACTTATCGACAACTCCGACAGCTTAAATCCCGATTAGATGAAGTTGTCGCCTTTCCAGGTATTGAACGAGGTTATACGGTTGCTGTTGGTGGTGCGTTCAGCGCAGGAAAATCCCGTTTTTTAAATTCCTTGCTCGGCTATCATTCACTACTGCCAACAGATACAACACCAACAACCTCTATCCCAACCTATATTTCCCAAGGTAGTGAAGACCGAATCGATGCGCTCAACGTCTATGGTGGCAAAACTCAAATAGATGAGGATGCACTCAAGGCAATCTGTCATGCATTTCATCAACGCTTTAATGTCTCTTTCGGCCATTTTTTGCAGCTAATTTCAGTTGAACGTTCCAATTTTCATTATGAGAATATCAACTTCCTCGATACGCCAGGTTACAGTAAAGCCGATACCCTCAGTCAACAAAGAACAAACTCAGATGAAACGATCGCTCGACAGCAACTCAGTAATGTTGATTACCTTATTTGGCTGGTGGATCAGCAAAATGGCACAGTTCCCCAACCTGACATCGAGTTTATTCAGAGCTTGAACCTTGAACAACCTATCTTATTTGTCATTACCAAAGCGGATCATAAGCCAGCCGCGCAAATACAACAGATCATTGATACCGCACGAAATGATTTACTCGCAGCAGAAATACCAATCTATGATGTTATTGGTTACTCATCACAAACCGGAACAGAATTGTCCAACTCTGGTAATGTGCTGACTGACATGCTCGAATCCATCAATCAGGGTATGCAGGCTTCCACTCTGCTTTGGCAGAATCGCGAGATATTCCGACACTATCAGCGCCACTATGAAACGAATAAAGAAACGCTAAAACTAAGCCTTAAAACGCTAAACGAGCTGCAGTTTGATGAATCCATCTCTTCTGATAATCGCAAACACCTCAGTGATATGCACACTAAAACACGTACACAGTTAAAAATGCTTAGCCACCAGCAAGCCAGCGCAGAGACGATGCTCCAACGAGCCGATGAACTAATAGAAGTGTTATGTGAGCAACTACAATTGCCGCTTTGCTCACAACCCAACCGCATTCAACTAAAAGCCATGAGTAAGCAACAAGCCCACAAACAAACTAAGAACTATCATTTTGAAGCCTTGCTAAAAGGCTCACTAAACCACCTGTCCCACTCAGGGGAGTTAACCTCTCTGCCAGGTTCAGTCATCAAAGTGACCTCGAATGGCATCAGTATAGACATCAAGCAGCCATTGGAGATTTTTGTACCACGCTATGAGCTTGAAAAGCAGCTCAATACTGAAGAGTGGCACAGGCTGTTTTATGCTGGCTGTCTAGTGGAAGTGCAAATCATCAGCGACAAGCTTGCGTTAATTAGTCCTCATCAAGTAGCCAATTAA
- a CDS encoding TerB family tellurite resistance protein: MDLDIFDIIEDATRENNSFENHPINEYSLEEQLLYLQGLALVMNADNDIHEDEKEYLRILIKSFDMDQSSLEALVEFAISPDKDTVQAFFKTFRRKPIAQLFLFDALMMTRRDNQVHDKETRVVDKIAEQLEILKGTQRDIYDLFCHIKNKDWNESALYFSSQLLNPEHFKHLLNYFEVDFEELMTRTTSLREARLREVIASKLNLAKWDWIPLKYTTDGLLPEATEITADLVNLKDIITNSDIILPYLQSKLDRGELSVSAESNLFTNQNNQEQKIGPCSHLGVTYDHESRSFALNPSKNEAEHLEQLSSVIAILANGHPEIIDVNQFNQVLEFITGIKDVQIAYSKRYSSGDSDCCFPQTKDNSYLNEEVLYSYSGALIISDGNEYARYLTPCDLTYNQLLFSGQFRLIR, translated from the coding sequence ATGGATTTAGATATTTTTGACATCATTGAAGACGCCACCCGCGAGAACAACAGCTTTGAAAACCATCCAATCAATGAATATTCATTAGAAGAACAGTTGCTCTATCTGCAAGGCCTGGCCTTAGTGATGAACGCCGACAACGACATCCACGAAGATGAAAAAGAATATCTGCGGATCTTGATCAAATCTTTTGATATGGACCAATCTAGTCTTGAAGCCTTAGTTGAATTTGCAATAAGTCCCGATAAAGATACCGTCCAAGCATTTTTCAAGACCTTTCGCCGCAAGCCCATAGCCCAACTGTTCTTGTTCGATGCACTAATGATGACCCGCCGTGACAATCAAGTGCACGACAAAGAAACGCGGGTTGTTGATAAAATAGCGGAACAATTAGAAATCCTAAAAGGAACTCAAAGAGATATCTATGATCTGTTTTGCCACATTAAAAACAAAGACTGGAATGAAAGCGCCCTTTACTTCAGCTCTCAGCTATTAAATCCAGAGCATTTTAAGCATCTGCTCAACTATTTCGAAGTGGACTTTGAAGAATTAATGACGCGAACAACCTCATTAAGAGAAGCAAGGCTTCGAGAAGTTATTGCATCAAAGCTGAATTTAGCGAAATGGGACTGGATCCCTCTTAAATATACCACCGATGGATTGTTACCCGAAGCTACCGAGATCACAGCAGATCTTGTCAACCTGAAAGACATAATCACTAACTCAGACATCATCTTGCCCTATTTACAGTCAAAACTTGATAGAGGAGAACTCAGCGTTTCTGCCGAGTCCAACTTATTTACCAACCAAAATAATCAAGAGCAAAAGATTGGGCCATGCAGCCACTTAGGAGTGACGTATGATCATGAATCACGTTCCTTTGCTCTCAACCCTTCTAAAAACGAGGCGGAGCATCTTGAGCAATTGAGTAGCGTCATCGCCATTTTAGCTAATGGCCATCCAGAAATTATAGACGTAAATCAATTCAACCAAGTACTCGAGTTCATTACTGGAATAAAAGATGTCCAAATTGCTTATTCAAAAAGATATAGCTCGGGGGACTCAGACTGTTGCTTCCCGCAAACTAAAGATAATTCGTATCTAAACGAAGAAGTGCTCTATTCATACTCTGGTGCCTTAATCATAAGTGATGGCAATGAATACGCAAGGTATCTAACGCCATGCGATCTGACTTATAACCAGCTACTTTTTAGTGGCCAATTTCGTTTAATACGCTAA
- a CDS encoding dynamin family protein produces MTASSANIKKQCHKLTELHHHYQDYQSIINPLLLNEIARLADEFRLDAENAKNENRLLRIGIIGQIKRGKSSFLNSLLFDGQEILPKAATPMTAALTRIRYADLPSADIEFYSLDEWNQVEQTVSRMSRIEQEYQQELQAFRNAKKSGQFSTSIPLAPQFNAEEKACQELVKMVRTSGLNVTDYLGTIQQLDKFKSHTELVNQLNDYVGSSGHFTPIVKSTGLKLNIPALKNIEVVDTPGMNDPIVSRSRRTQEFIGQCDVVFFLSYCGQFLDLPDMQLLAQNIPNKGIEDIVLIGSLFDSALIDEGHNYKDIATALHSLTHKLGDQAKSNVLRLGQSNSKELSNNSRQRGILASLNRALPPIFISSRCLDLAQKERALSEEETHSLAQLNGLFEGFAFTPQILEKLANFGKVEQRLNEVKEKKQQILAGRFNNLLIGSQREVLQKLEQIRGEALSQQKALLEGDVETLSASQKAISQRIEAGKARVNSVFSHCSIQAEKALNRHNTELQQLALETKRIQSHSGSRQESYQVSSSVSASSWYNPFSWGSTRTVYSTHYRTIDFNYANVHEAIDLLEDFVLTANRRLMDACEQAINISKFRNDIKTAIKDMFDFSDTTFDAELILSPLNNAVERLTIPKVSLDLDAHIDTIRQQFTSHQVENDEITTLRNEQARVVSILITEINKEIGILTDSMLSSLAAQEQSFIPTLTKGLESKVAQLKTDLQNKEQALETYSELIQQLNQDIAELS; encoded by the coding sequence ATGACAGCTTCATCGGCTAACATTAAAAAACAATGTCACAAACTAACAGAACTGCACCATCATTATCAGGACTATCAATCCATTATCAATCCTCTGCTATTGAACGAAATTGCTCGGTTGGCAGATGAATTCAGACTCGATGCAGAGAATGCCAAAAATGAAAACCGTTTGTTACGTATCGGCATCATAGGTCAAATTAAGCGCGGAAAGTCATCATTTTTAAACAGCTTATTGTTTGATGGCCAAGAGATTCTCCCCAAGGCTGCAACTCCGATGACAGCAGCACTGACCCGAATTAGATATGCAGATTTACCGTCTGCTGACATTGAGTTCTATAGCTTGGATGAATGGAACCAGGTCGAACAAACCGTTAGCCGAATGTCACGCATTGAGCAAGAATACCAACAGGAGCTACAAGCATTTCGTAATGCAAAAAAATCGGGCCAATTCAGTACCTCCATCCCTTTAGCACCGCAATTTAATGCAGAAGAAAAAGCCTGCCAAGAGCTGGTAAAAATGGTTCGAACTAGTGGTTTGAATGTCACGGATTATCTTGGGACGATTCAACAACTCGATAAATTTAAAAGCCATACAGAATTGGTCAACCAACTGAACGATTATGTCGGTTCTTCAGGACACTTCACCCCCATTGTAAAGAGCACTGGACTAAAGCTGAATATTCCAGCCTTGAAAAACATAGAGGTTGTGGACACACCAGGAATGAACGACCCTATCGTTTCCCGCAGCCGTCGAACTCAAGAGTTTATAGGGCAATGTGATGTCGTGTTCTTCCTTAGTTACTGTGGGCAATTTCTCGATCTACCCGATATGCAGTTACTGGCGCAAAATATCCCCAACAAAGGCATCGAAGATATTGTGCTTATTGGCTCGCTGTTTGACAGCGCGTTAATTGATGAAGGCCATAACTACAAGGATATCGCCACAGCCCTACACTCATTGACTCACAAGTTAGGCGATCAAGCTAAAAGTAATGTATTACGGCTGGGACAATCAAATAGCAAAGAGTTGTCAAACAACTCCCGACAAAGAGGGATACTTGCAAGCCTTAATCGAGCACTACCTCCAATCTTTATTTCGTCTCGCTGTCTTGATTTGGCACAAAAAGAACGAGCACTTTCGGAAGAGGAAACCCACAGCTTAGCTCAACTGAATGGCCTGTTTGAAGGCTTTGCTTTTACGCCACAAATACTCGAGAAATTAGCTAATTTTGGCAAAGTGGAACAACGCCTCAACGAAGTAAAAGAGAAAAAACAACAAATTTTAGCAGGACGTTTCAACAATCTCTTAATAGGAAGTCAAAGGGAAGTACTTCAAAAGCTTGAGCAAATCCGCGGTGAAGCCCTAAGCCAACAAAAAGCGTTATTGGAAGGTGATGTCGAAACGCTTAGTGCTTCTCAAAAAGCAATAAGCCAACGTATCGAAGCAGGCAAAGCGCGGGTTAATTCTGTATTTAGTCACTGCAGTATCCAAGCAGAGAAAGCGTTAAACAGACATAATACCGAATTGCAACAACTCGCATTGGAAACGAAACGCATTCAATCCCATTCGGGATCAAGACAGGAAAGTTATCAGGTTTCCAGTTCAGTTAGTGCCTCATCTTGGTATAACCCTTTTTCTTGGGGTAGCACTCGAACCGTATACTCTACCCATTACCGGACCATCGACTTCAACTATGCCAACGTCCATGAAGCAATCGATCTTTTAGAAGATTTCGTGCTTACAGCAAACCGCAGGTTAATGGATGCCTGTGAACAGGCGATCAATATCAGCAAGTTTCGCAATGACATCAAAACAGCCATTAAAGACATGTTCGACTTTTCCGACACTACGTTCGATGCAGAACTAATACTCTCGCCACTAAACAACGCAGTGGAGCGCTTAACCATCCCCAAAGTATCATTGGATCTTGATGCTCATATCGATACGATTCGCCAGCAATTTACCTCACACCAAGTGGAAAATGACGAAATAACGACACTGCGGAATGAGCAAGCTCGTGTAGTCTCAATTCTTATTACAGAGATAAATAAGGAGATCGGTATTTTGACAGATAGCATGCTTTCTAGCTTGGCGGCCCAAGAACAGAGTTTTATACCTACATTGACCAAAGGTTTGGAAAGCAAGGTCGCACAATTGAAAACCGATTTACAAAATAAAGAGCAGGCCCTAGAGACCTATTCTGAGTTGATTCAGCAACTTAACCAAGACATTGCGGAGCTATCATGA
- a CDS encoding HEPN domain-containing protein: MTNLSFDTLKQRQRAERSEYPEALGLRVHRALSWLKKAETCDDNDSRFIFLWIAFNSAYACDIPVQHRPFEQQMFGDFIARLCKSDTHEHLAKLVWNSFTGPIRVLLDNPFVFQPYWDHLNGKISEDEWKQSFLTAKQSATKALSRNDTEKLLSIVLSRVYTLRNQLLHGGATWNSEVNRQQIRDCTRLMEALVPSIISIMMDTAQSHWGDPYYPVIKE, from the coding sequence ATGACTAACCTATCTTTCGATACCTTAAAGCAACGTCAGCGAGCCGAGCGCAGTGAATACCCTGAAGCGCTGGGCTTGAGGGTACACAGAGCTTTGAGTTGGCTAAAAAAAGCTGAAACGTGTGATGATAATGATAGCCGCTTTATCTTCCTATGGATTGCTTTTAACTCTGCTTATGCCTGTGATATTCCAGTACAACATCGCCCCTTTGAGCAACAAATGTTTGGTGATTTCATTGCTCGATTGTGCAAAAGTGACACCCATGAGCACCTTGCCAAACTAGTGTGGAACAGCTTTACAGGCCCTATCCGTGTTTTACTGGATAATCCGTTTGTATTTCAGCCCTACTGGGACCACCTGAACGGAAAGATTAGCGAAGATGAATGGAAACAAAGTTTCTTAACCGCTAAACAATCTGCGACCAAAGCGCTCAGTCGAAACGACACAGAGAAATTACTTTCTATTGTGTTGTCTCGTGTCTATACGCTGAGAAATCAATTACTGCATGGAGGAGCAACTTGGAACAGTGAAGTCAATCGTCAACAAATTCGCGACTGCACTCGTCTAATGGAGGCATTGGTACCAAGCATTATCTCCATCATGATGGATACCGCGCAGTCCCATTGGGGAGACCCTTATTATCCGGTGATAAAAGAATAA
- a CDS encoding helix-turn-helix transcriptional regulator translates to MRLIKLKEVMDCTGLGRSTIYNYIADETFPKPVSLGARAVAWVESEVQDWILERITERDDCSQAVLKAGM, encoded by the coding sequence ATGAGACTAATTAAACTGAAAGAAGTGATGGATTGCACTGGACTAGGGCGCTCAACTATTTATAACTACATTGCAGATGAGACCTTTCCAAAACCAGTAAGTCTTGGCGCAAGGGCTGTTGCTTGGGTTGAAAGCGAAGTGCAAGATTGGATTTTAGAAAGGATTACAGAAAGGGATGACTGTTCTCAGGCGGTTTTAAAAGCTGGAATGTGA
- the radC gene encoding RadC family protein, which yields MHNKFINQTTSHWPTTALQVLESAASIIAEKLNHQDVFTNPQSTKDFLTYKLGGYEREVFGVMMLNSQHQLIEFRELFFGTIDAASVYPREVVKAVLEVNAAAVIFSHNHPSGESEPSQADKLITKKLIDALGLIDVRVLDHIVVGKSPVSFAERGLI from the coding sequence ATGCACAACAAATTTATCAATCAAACAACGTCACATTGGCCCACGACAGCCCTTCAAGTACTTGAGAGCGCTGCGAGTATCATTGCAGAAAAACTGAACCATCAGGATGTGTTCACTAACCCTCAGAGCACAAAGGACTTCCTTACTTACAAGTTAGGTGGTTATGAGCGAGAGGTATTTGGGGTGATGATGCTCAACAGTCAACATCAGCTCATCGAGTTTCGTGAATTGTTCTTTGGCACTATTGACGCTGCCAGTGTTTATCCGAGAGAAGTAGTGAAAGCTGTACTTGAAGTAAATGCCGCTGCAGTCATCTTTTCCCACAATCACCCTTCAGGTGAATCTGAACCATCTCAAGCAGATAAGCTCATAACAAAGAAGTTAATTGATGCTTTGGGATTAATAGATGTCAGGGTCTTAGACCACATTGTAGTGGGTAAATCGCCAGTATCTTTCGCTGAACGAGGCTTAATATAG
- a CDS encoding type IV toxin-antitoxin system YeeU family antitoxin produces MTMVQASTPHQWGLQRSITPRFGARLILQGSRLDFLWDRSGFIGNFSEVQEQRLNDAFPEFIKQLENQVSVGKLDARQQRCVNLQHAGFICEADTLGSHGYLYIAIYPIPPQR; encoded by the coding sequence ATGACAATGGTACAAGCTTCTACGCCTCATCAGTGGGGCTTACAACGCAGCATTACACCACGCTTTGGTGCAAGGTTAATATTACAAGGTAGTCGTTTAGATTTTCTATGGGACCGTTCTGGGTTCATAGGTAATTTTAGCGAAGTACAAGAACAACGGCTCAACGATGCATTCCCTGAATTTATCAAGCAACTTGAAAACCAGGTATCTGTTGGGAAACTCGATGCTCGTCAGCAACGCTGCGTAAATTTACAGCATGCAGGCTTCATCTGTGAAGCCGACACCTTAGGCAGTCATGGATACCTGTATATCGCAATTTACCCCATCCCCCCCCAAAGATAA
- a CDS encoding DUF2787 domain-containing protein: MTIQFNKNERPVVPARLYGVLAKELKNTNPSNANAITLNFRDPDYSAETGGYHPVEVRLEKQNKIWRMVYMTDFAFQGQPYPELAKEIDICFNSHQVYSALSGWLNPHHGKELLDLFIKNFISYYAMDAYQVEVSLD; the protein is encoded by the coding sequence ATGACAATTCAATTTAACAAGAACGAAAGGCCAGTAGTACCCGCACGCCTTTATGGTGTTCTAGCCAAAGAGCTTAAAAATACTAACCCAAGTAATGCTAATGCAATTACGTTGAATTTTAGAGATCCAGATTACAGTGCCGAAACGGGTGGCTATCACCCTGTAGAAGTTAGATTAGAAAAGCAGAATAAAATCTGGCGCATGGTCTACATGACCGATTTTGCCTTTCAAGGTCAACCCTATCCAGAGTTAGCTAAAGAGATTGATATCTGCTTTAACTCTCATCAGGTTTATAGCGCGCTCAGTGGTTGGCTCAATCCACATCACGGTAAAGAGCTGCTGGACTTATTCATTAAAAACTTTATCAGTTATTACGCCATGGATGCCTATCAAGTCGAAGTATCACTGGATTAG
- a CDS encoding tyrosine-type recombinase/integrase, producing MPEVQAVKDHDTVKLISFLLEKQFSQQLADVWNIGLNLALRISDLLSIKFDDIQDDRLIIRESKTGKLANIKLNSTTLERITRIRQEHPNHIYLFQSYRNQRAKTVKPAPLSRRYVCRALNTVGEEIKLALGTHSMRKTRGYHLYQNTKDIGRVMKMLRHSSEGVTLRYIGIEQDDVDQDFQELEL from the coding sequence ATGCCTGAGGTTCAAGCAGTTAAAGATCATGATACGGTTAAACTCATTAGCTTCTTGCTTGAGAAACAGTTTAGCCAACAACTTGCTGATGTGTGGAATATCGGCCTAAACCTAGCGTTACGCATCTCTGACCTACTTTCAATTAAGTTTGATGACATTCAAGACGACAGGTTAATCATCCGTGAGTCCAAAACAGGTAAACTCGCTAACATTAAACTCAACTCGACAACCCTTGAGCGTATAACACGTATTCGCCAAGAACATCCTAACCATATCTATCTTTTTCAATCCTACCGTAATCAACGCGCTAAAACCGTAAAACCAGCACCGTTATCTCGACGCTACGTTTGCAGGGCATTAAATACTGTAGGTGAAGAAATAAAACTAGCCCTAGGTACACACTCCATGAGAAAGACCAGGGGCTATCATCTCTACCAAAACACTAAAGATATCGGTCGTGTAATGAAGATGCTCAGGCACAGCTCTGAGGGCGTCACATTGCGATACATCGGCATTGAGCAGGATGATGTCGACCAAGACTTTCAGGAGCTTGAATTATGA
- a CDS encoding helix-turn-helix transcriptional regulator, whose protein sequence is MKTLQPTSEHFQLLKIRQVMKVTCLARSTVYKYCADNNFPKPIQLGKRNAAWVESEVKEWIEQKMLQRAQPR, encoded by the coding sequence ATGAAGACTCTACAACCTACATCTGAACACTTTCAGCTGCTAAAGATAAGGCAAGTCATGAAGGTGACTTGCCTGGCTCGCTCAACCGTATACAAGTACTGTGCAGATAACAACTTTCCCAAACCGATTCAACTTGGCAAAAGGAATGCTGCATGGGTAGAGAGTGAAGTAAAAGAGTGGATTGAGCAGAAGATGCTTCAACGAGCACAGCCTCGTTGA